One region of Camelina sativa cultivar DH55 chromosome 6, Cs, whole genome shotgun sequence genomic DNA includes:
- the LOC104793635 gene encoding uncharacterized protein LOC104793635 isoform X2, translating into MNSILVQETKVEAIEWTGSGDGIIVGGTDIVLWKRRNQSWEIAWKFSGDHLQDLVSSTWSFEGPFATATSWSKFPAECDEAGQSVLAYYSDGVSYHTFELPHPQRISMIQWRPMAAEQSAIGIGKSLRNVLMTCCLDGAVRLWIEVDGGKTKKGMKDVSDHKKSFCVAAVIEINHVFDGCLGRDIFLFWGTRTGGILKTIEGTNQYFSMEKYDHEIVGKCEWLVGYGPGNLATLWAVHCLDDVSPMRFPRVTLWAREESSEIGSGSLSLANASGSSDRLPLKKVSLLRNNLHGTPLICSSIYLSPQNTVYWSSLHTIKSHDSEDPSPNKSSLLKCINGKVLYLDGHGGKILQVAFDPFICEAGYTASLDSNGLIIIWSSSAYLNHAIDHPISVSSWKPCGRLQNLRLKYTCLCWASSSLEDERFLLVGHVEGVDCFSVRNCGKDDDGYLTHYICTIPFAVNSPLQSGPTSIFARNLSNSCGKTFKSNRFLLLSVWMKEKRVDALSWSVTLHHFDVAGSTCDCHFHDFDSIGLGKWLFKDNFAGKTNCIAVRSCSSEIPESHRDDEVTSFAVVTSGRALENDVNSEIQGYTMATGQADGSLKLWRSNLQESSTPSLPWELVGMLTIGQNPVSAISLTDSGHKIAAVCIENHSKAVRTISIWEIRHLVDSGVFILEHTLHFDAEVVAVRWSTTGSDQLLLEVCTEKELRVYGMARQPCKSTNLAVSDYSSEAQIWQCFAVTRTFSVIHDLWWGSIAKTCLVHNDYISLHGQWLAVVDEKRKINNYPHIFSANLPNVVYATEEGRDSELLSDSSTNDIKEPDTASISRGCIPQLSTSNATDDGQVKSMSLIGTAYGSDTINDITSMGHIVEKLGGALPLNHPQALLVAIRSGNWKRASAALRHLAEYISSSDASEKGAVKSVLCPDVLLSIYYEGSLSNGPNRKDFQWGGTSGSVIQNSQSQSGLQSSSFFNMEFYSPNSSYSSPATDLQFSGFCEQLKKLSDEGNISRIEKLQYFAIVDLLCEISNPHSTSVYASLDEAGRRFWVSLRFKQLFLARSSGETSSLEELDVDSSMIGWAFHSESKENLSGSLLPNESSWLQMRSLGFGFWYSNVAQLRLRMEKLARQQYLKKKNPRDCALLYIALNRVQVLAGLFKLSKDEKDKPLVVFLSRNFKEEKNKAAALKNAYVLMGKHQLELAMGFFLLGGEASSAINVCVKNLQDEQLALVICRLVDGQGGALESNLINKYILPSAVQRGDFWLSSILKWELGEYHQSILAVAGCLGNPVSRSSTVSSNHISFVDPSIGLYCLMLATKNSVKNALGEKSSSTLSRWATLMAATAFSRCGLPLEALECLSTSAIGHGGTHHQTSVPSNGQLRTPEDVLEHSVPHSSNWVSSGISSTVDTHFKLGLAVQFLSRLLREASAPFMNSEIVSCEKLSRFQHKLQTALELFYQRFSLSSSYLRDTIILSAYNRGLLSMGHNIFQENSSSGLSDDKSHTDEDLIQYSALPKLILKATEEKSFELARIIAACSVTCLHSMPCFEENKVSSGPEPKWSNALRFHFQGILESFSSLRTSIRLCLGSSVVDLETRLTVVLDLVEYCSRLAIAWVLGDVNCLFRMVQPLTIAYFHGHMSYEVDMESVKRVYHHEASVSVPDASDVEVNFKVSRDVGNNEIGYPVYSIPEDERLLVTQACFWKHVSDFVKHKLVSVSINVDGGIPNSGSSENVDAQASLDSSDDIVGVTEKIMSVLGKTLINTLDQLSSYHVKQLVLVLKQKIEKRIQVPTLLWLLECGKSQANFRNRDIPDARIENEDNGDLAVTVRFWNLCVDPHLLYEAFLLENFDISEWSKSKPLEDWSDMYREVTRKNGLDMPCNQDGRSSNDVASLASHASNSSQKAAITASENSAFQNPKEIHKRTGELIEALCINAINHRQAALASNRKGIIFFNLEDGGSCTNQSDYIWSNADWPHNGWANSESTPVPTCVSLGVGLGDKKGAHLGLGGATVGVVSLSKRGKNHRVPGYTGLGVSGLGWETQEEFEHFVDPPPTVETVITRAFSSHPTLPLFLVGSSNTHIYLWEFGKDRATATYGVLPAANVPPPYALASISAVQFGPCGHRFASAALDGTVCTWQSEVGGRSNIHPVESSLCFNGHASDVEYISSSGSIVAASGYSSSGANVVVWDTLAPPSTSQASINCHEGGARSISVFDNDIGSGSISPMIVTGGKNGDVGLHDFRYIATGKMKKQRNPDGRSSTDGDQNKNGMLWYIPKAHLGSVTKISTIPHTSLFLTGSKDGEVKLWDAKAAKLIHHWPKLHERHTFLQPNSRGYGAIIRAGVTDIQVCPNGFITCGGDGTVKFVSLRDSYDDGK; encoded by the exons ATG AATTCCATATTGgtgcaagaaacaaaagttgaagCGATTGAGTGGACAGGATCCGGGGATGGGATCATAGTTGGTGGAACTGATATCGTTCTGTGGAAGAGAAGGAACCAATCTTGGGAAATAGCTTGGAAGTTCTCGGGGGATCACCTTCAAGATCTGGTTTCCTCCACCTGGTCGTTTGAGGGTCCTTTTGCGACAGCAACTTCTTGGAGCAAATTTCCAGCTGAGTGTGACGAAGCAGGTCAAAGTGTTTTGGCCTATTATAGTGACGGAGTATCATATCATACATTCGAATTGCCTCATCCTCAGAGAATATCCATGATCCAATGGAGGCCGATGGCTGCAGAACAGTCTGCGATAGGTATAGGGAAATCATTGAGGAATGTGCTAATGACATGTTGCTTGGATGGGGCAGTAAGGTTATGGATTGAGGTAGATGGTGGAAAGACGAAAAAGGGCATGAAAGATGTATCTGATCATAAGAAATCATTTTGCGTGGCAGCTGTAATAGAGATAAATCACGTCTTCGATGGCTGTTTGGGCAgagatatatttcttttttggggaACTCGTACAGGGGGTATATTGAAAACCATTGAAGGtactaatcaatatttttctatgGAAAAATATGATCATGAAATAGTTGGCAAATGTGAGTGGTTGGTAGGGTACGGCCCTGGAAATTTGGCTACTCTGTGGGCTGTCCATTGTCTTGATGACGTCTCTCCTATGAGGTTTCCCCGAGTAACATTGTGGGCGAGAGAAGAATCAAGTGAAATTGGTTCAGGATCACTCTCTCTAGCGAATGCTTCAGGTTCTTCTGATCGATTACCCCTGAAGAAAGTTTCTCTATTGAGAAATAACCTTCATGGCACACCACTTATCTGCTCGTCGATTTATTTATCTCCGCAGAATACTGTGTATTGGTCTTCCTTGCACACAATAAAATCACATGACTCAGAAGATCCATCCCCAAATAAATCCAGTTTATTGAAGTGCATTAATGGAAAAGTATTATATCTTGATGGTCATGGTGGGAAAATCCTACAGGTTGCCTTTGATCCTTTCATATGTGAGGCAGGATACACTGCTTCCCTGGATTCTAATGGTTTAATAATAATCTGGTCCTCTAGTGCTTATTTGAACCATGCTATTGACCATCCTATTTCAGTTTCCTCTTGGAAACCTTGTGGACGGCTACAGAACCTAAGATTAAAGTACACATGTTTATGCTGGGCATCTTCGTCATTGGAAGATGAGAGATTTCTGCTTGTGGGGCATGTAGAAGGGGTTGATTGCTTTAGTGTAAGGAATTGTGGGAAAGATGATGATGGTTATCTGACCCATTACATATGTACCATTCCGTTTGCAGTAAACAGCCCTTTGCAGAGTGGTCCGACCAGCATATTTGCAAGAAATCTATCTAATTCTTGTGGAAAGACATTCAAAAGTAACCGATTTTTGCTACTGAGTGTCTGGATGAAAGAGAAACGGGTTGATGCTCTGTCATGGAGTGTGACCTTGCATCATTTTGATGTAGCAGGAAGTACCTGCGATTGTCATTTTCATGATTTTGATAGTATTGGATTAGGAAAGTGGTTATTCAAAGATAATTTTGCTGGTAAGACGAATTGCATTGCTGTTAGATCATGCTCTTCAGAAATACCTGAATCTCACCGTGACGATGAAGTTACGAGTTTTGCTGTGGTCACAAGTGGTAGGGCTCTAGAGAATGACGTGAACAGTGAAATTCAAGGTTATACTATGGCAACTGGTCAAGCTGATGGCTCTTTAAAACTTTGGAGAAGTAATTTACAGGAAAGTTCAACACCTTCCCTTCCGTGGGAGCTTGTTGGCATGCTTACCATTGGCCAAAATCCTGTCAGTGCTATATCTCTGACTGATTCGGGACACAAGATAGCAGCCGTCTGTATAGAGAATCATTCAAAAGCTGTCCGCACAATTAGTATATGGGAGATTAGACACCTTGTAGATTCAGGGGTTTTCATACTAGAGCATACGTTACATTTTGATGCAGAGGTTGTTGCTGTAAGATGGTCAACTACGGGTAGTGATCAGCTATTGCTTGAAGTTTGCACAGAGAAGGAGTTGCGGGTGTATGGTATGGCTCGGCAACCCTGCAAAAGTACCAATTTAGCGGTCTCTGATTATTCTTCAGAGGCACAGATTTGGCAATGCTTCGCTGTTACTCGTACTTTTTCTGTTATACATGATTTATGGTGGGGATCCATAGCGAAGACTTGCCTTGTTCATAATGATTATATTAGTCTACATGGTCAATGGCTGGCTGTTGTTGATGAGAAGCGAAAGATCAATAACTATCCACACATATTTTCAGCCAATCTTCCCAACGTAGTATATGCTACCGAAGAAGGCAGAGACTCTGAATTGTTATCTGATTCTAGTACTAATGATATTAAAGAACCTGATACTGCATCTATTAGCAGAGGATGTATTCCTCAACTTTCAACTAGTAATGCAACTGATGACGGGCAAGTCAAAAGTATGTCGTTGATTGGGACCGCATATGGTTCAGATACTATTAATGACATTACAAGCATGGGACATATAGTGGAGAAGTTAGGAGGTGCCTTACCACTTAATCACCCTCAAGCCCTTCTTGTAGCTATACGTTCAG GCAATTGGAAACGTGCAAGTGCAGCTCTAAGGCATCTTGCTGAATATATCAGTTCGAGTGATGCCTCCGAGAAGGGTGCTGTAAAGTCAGTTCTTTGTCCAGATGTCCTTTTGTCAATATATTATGAAGGGTCTCTCTCCAATGGCCCAAATCGTAAGGATTTCCAATGGGGTGGGACATCTGGTTCAGTGATACAGAATTCACAGTCTCAGTCAGGGTTGCAGTCATCTAGTTTCTTTAATATGGAATTTTATAGTCCCAACAGTAGTTACAGTTCACCTGCAACAGACTTGCAATTTAGTGGCTTCTGCGAGCAGCTGAAGAAGTTATCAGACGAAGGAAATATTTCCAGGATAGAAAAATTGCAATATTTTGCAATTGTTGACCTTCTTTGCGAAATAAGTAACCCACATTCTACATCTGTCTATGCAAGTCTTGATGAAGCTGGGAGAAG ATTTTGGGTCTCACTTAGGTTTAAACAGCTGTTTTTGGCTAGAAGTTCTGGGGAAACATCATCTTTGGAAGAGTTGGATGTTGACTCTAGTATGATCGGATGGGCTTTTCACTCAGAGTCCAAAGAAAATTTATCTGGTTCTCTTTTACCTAATGAATCATCATGGCTACAAATGCGATCACTTGGTTTTGGCTTTTGGTATTCAAATGTAGCACAACTGCGTTTACGA ATGGAGAAACTGGCCCGACAGCAATACCTGAAGAAAAAGAATCCTAGAGATTGTGCTCTTCTCTATATAGCTTTAAATAGAGTTCAAGTTTTGGCTGGTCTTTTCAAATTAAGCAAAGATGAGAAAGATAAACCCTTGGTGGTTTTTCTTTCACGCAATTTTAAG GAGGAGAAAAATAAGGCAGCAGCCTTGAAAAATGCATATGTGCTGATGGGTAAACACCAACTGGAGCTGGCGATGGGTTTCTTTCTCCTTGGAGGTGAAGCTTCATCTGCAATAAATGTTTGTGTGAAAAATCTTCAGGACGAGCAGCTTGCTCTCGTAATTTGCCGGCTTGTAGATGGGCAAGGTGGGGCCCTGGAAAgtaatcttataaataaatatatacttcCATCTGCTGTTCAGAGAGGAGATTTTTGGCTATCAAGCATTCTTAAG TGGGAATTAGGAGAGTACCACCAGTCAATTCTTGCTGTGGCTGGATGTTTAGGGAACCCTGTTTCTCGGAGCTCCACCGTTTCTTCAAATCACATCTCGTTTGTGGATCCTAGTATTGGCCTTTACTGCCTCATGTTGGCAACCAAAAATAGTGTGAAGAACGCACTGGGGGAAAAAAGTTCTTCAACTCTTAGTAGATGGGCAACCTTGATGGCTGCTACCGCCTTCAGCAGATGTGGGCTCCCG CTCGAGGCGTTAGAATGTCTTTCAACATCTGCCATTGGTCATGGTGGTACCCATCATCAGACTAGCGTTCCAAGTAACGGTCAGTTGCGTACACCAGAAGATGTTCTTGAGCATTCTGTTCCTCATTCGTCGAATTGGGTATCAAGCGGTATTTCATCTACTGTGGACACTCATTTTAAATTGGGTTTAGCCGTCCAGTTCCTCTCAAGGCTTTTACGGGAAGCAAGTGCACCGTTTATGAATTCTGAAATTGTTTCATGTGAGAAACTCTCACGATTTCAGCATAAGCTCCAAACAGCTTTGGAGCTATTTTACCAAAGATTTTCGCTGTCTTCATCTTACCTACGTGATACG ATTATTTTGTCAGCATACAACCGTGGCTTACTATCCATGGGACACAATATATTTCAGGAAAATAGTTCCTCAGGACTCTCGGACGACAAGTCTCACACAGATGAAGATCTCATCCAATATTCAGCTTTACCTAAATTGATTCTAAAAGCGACTGAAGAGAAATCATTTGAATTAGCACGTATCATTGCTGCGTGCAGTGTCACTTGCTTACACTCAATGCCATGCTTTGAGGAAAACAAGGTGTCATCTGGTCCTGAACCAAAGTGGTCCAATGCTTTGCGATTTCACTTTCAGGGAATTCTGGAATCGTTCTCTAGTTTAAGAACATCTATAAGGCTGTGCTTGGGCTCCTCTGTGGTAGACCTGGAAACAAGACTCACAGTTGTTCTTGATTTAGTCGAATATTGCTCGAGACTTGCAATAGCTTGGGTTCTGGGAGATGTAAATTGTCTCTTTCGAATGGTTCAGCCCCTTACGATAGCATATTTTCATGGGCATATGTCTTATGAGGTTGACATGGAAAGCGTGAAGAGAGTATACCACCATGAAGCCTCTGTTAGTGTTCCAGATGCATCAGATGTAGAGGTTAATTTTAAGGTCAGCAGAGATGTTGGGAATAACGAAATTGGCTATCCGGTGTACTCAATTCCAGAAGATGAAAGACTTCTTGTAACACAAGCATGTTTCTGGAAGCATGTTTCAGACTTTGTGAAACATAAGCTGGTATCTGTTTCGATCAATGTAGATGGTGGTATCCCGAATAGTGGTTCCTCTGAAAATGTTGATGCTCAGGCATCGTTGGACTCCAGTGATGACATTGTAGGTGTAACAGAGAAGATAATGTCTGTTCTGGGAAAAACACTGATTAACACCCTTGATCAACTCTCTTCCTATCATGTCAAACAACTAGTATTGGTCTTGAAACAGAAAATAGAGAAGAGAATTCAGGTTCCTACCTTGTTATGGCTGCTCGAATGTGGGAAATCACAAGCAAATTTTCGTAATCGGGATATCCCAGATGCACGTATAGAGAATGAAGACAACGGCGACCTAGCTGTTACTGTGAGGTTCTGGAATCTTTGTGTTGATCCTCATTTACTGTACGAAGCTTTCTTGCTAGAAAATTTTGACATATCTGAGTGGTCAAAATCCAAACCATTGGAAGATTGGAGCGATATGTACAGAGAAGTTACCAGGAAGAATGGGCTCGACATGCCATGCAATCAAGATGGTCGGAGTAGTAATGATGTGGCTTCTCTTGCAAGCCACGCTTCAAATTCTTCACAGAAAGCTGCAATAACTGCCAGTGAAAACTCTGCTTTCCAGAACCCCAAAGAAATCCATAAGAGGACCGGGGAGCTTATAGAG GCCCTTTGTATCAATGCCATCAACCATCGGCAAGCTGCATTAGCTAGCAACCGCAAG ggaataattttctttaaccTAGAAGATGGTGGTTCCTGCACAAACCAGTCAGACTATATCTGGTCAAATGCTGACTGGCCACATAACGGTTGGGCTAACTCTGAGTCAACTCCAGTTCCAACATGTGTCTCACTTGGTGTTGGTCTTGGGGACAAGAAAGGAGCACACCTTGGGTTAGGCGGGGCCACTGTTGGAGTTGTTTCTCTTTCCAAGCGTGGGAAAAATCACAGAGTTCCGGGTTACACGGGCTTAGGAGTCTCCGGTCTAGGTTGGGAAACTCAAGAAGAATTTGAACACTTTGTTGATCCTCCTCCAACAGTTGAAACTGTTATTACGAGAGCATTCTCCAGTCACCCAACATTGCCTCTCTTCTTGGTTGGCTCGAGCAACACACACATTTACTTGTGGGAG TTTGGAAAAGACAGAGCCACTGCAACTTATGGTGTTCTGCCTGCTGCAAATGTTCCTCCACCATATGCTTTGGCGTCAATATCAGCGGTGCAATTCGGTCCATGCGGACACCGATTTGCTAGCGCTGCACTGGATGGAACTGTATGCACTTGGCAATCAGAAGTTGGAGGAAGAAGCAATATCCATCCTGTTGAGTCATCTCTTTGCTTCAATGGCCATGCATC AGATGTAGAATATATTAGTTCGAGTGGATCCATTGTTGCAGCCTCAGGATATAGCTCAAGTGGTGCAAACGTCGTTGTATGGGATACTCTAGCTCCGCCTTCAACCTCCCAGGCATCTATCAATTGTCATGAAG GTGGTGCACGCTCTATCTCAGTATTCGATAATGACATTGGTAGTGGCTCAATTTCTCCTATGATTGTGACTGGTGGCAAAAACGGCGATGTTGGTTTGCACGATTTCCGGTATATTGCAACCggaaagatgaagaagcaaaGGAACCCTGACGGAAGATCTTCGACTGATGGAGATCAAAACAAGAATGGGATGCTTTGGTACATACCAAAGGCTCACTTAG GGAGTGTGACGAAAATATCGACAATCCCTCACACAAGTCTGTTCTTGACGGGAAGCAAAGATGGAGAAGTTAAACTGTGGGATGCGAAAGCAGCAAAGTTGATACATCATTGGCCGAAACTACACGAAAGACACACTTTTCTGCAGCCAAACTCCAGAGGCTACGGTGCAATCATCCGG GCTGGGGTGACTGACATACAAGTTTGTCCGAATGGATTTATAACGTGTGGTGGTGATGGCACGGTGAAGTTCGTCAGCCTCAGAGATTCCTATGACGATGGTAAATAA